The genomic DNA TTAAAGATGCTCTTCATTGGCAATGAACGCATCATCTAAAGatgtttatgaagttttttgTACTAGCtagttatatttaaaatttaataatcgTGAGAGTGTAAGGATTCTCATTTTTGTATGATTTTACTCTCCAGGTTTTTCAAATTTCATTCATTGAtcctggtttttttttgttaagtaaaGTCTCTCTAAAGTCGAGATTACATTGGGTTAATTATCAAATGATTGTGATCTCAACGACATGAAACTTTCTCACATATTATAGCACCAACCATCACTATGGATACAGCGGGAAATATGATTACGGACACGGCGGGAATAATATGATTACCCGCcaaaaagatatcaaagaaaTAACATTGagaataaaatattcatttgctaaataaattagatacaaaatcttttcttttcaccTTATAAACTAGTATAAAAGTGCAGTTCATCTCAACCctaatatataatatcttcttcttcgtacaAGTCTTCATCGTTAGAGAACACAAGAAAAaggtccctttttttttattgttgatttctttttttattatacgGTACGGTAGATGtggttatattttttctattgatCATATCGATTTAGCTTTGactatgtttatatatatatctaggtCATAATCATGGCTTCGCAAGATAATCGTTTGGCTTCGACTCAGAGATTTATCTGGTCGAAAGAGGCAACGTGTGTTCTACTTCAAAGGGTAATCCtggagaaacaagaagaaaaaaatcccaCAACAAAATTTCTAAGTGgtatttaaaaggaaaatattctTAAGAATCTTAACGAGCAACTTGGAGTTGATTTGACTTGGAGCCAAGTCAAACATCGATTGGATTCATCGAAGAAATATTATCATAGTTATAAAAATAATCCAGAAGATCCACGGTATCAAGCACTTGTTTTGTCATTTGTCACATTACTTGATGCAATTTTTGGTGATAgaccaaatgcataaagtaataaacattttactatgaaatttatttgtttttctaaataattattgtagttttttcatgatttttaattattaatcaagtttaattttttttttgatattttaaaacatttatatattatatatcacatttattatgttccaaccgctattgcaccctcTGGTCAActagtcgtaaacctcccgcaaacgcaccaatttgaaaccgctaaaccagtcgttcaaacgCTTAATAACACTTAAAACCGCAAATGCCCGCTACcacaatctcccgcaaccgcaaccgcaaccgcagcgtttgaaccagtcataCCCTtaatatgaataataaaatttcatttcaTAATCTGTTTTAATAAGTCTTAACTACATCCCACAACTTagatttaattcaaaatttcatttaaaagatctttaatactatataactttattttttaaaatatatatatatatatatatatatatatatataaatactatgATATTAATCAAAACGTTAAAAGCTAAGGaataagtaaaaagtaaaatctataaAGCGatagttaagtttttttttttttacaaccacCATGTAGTTAAGCTTAATTGGTTGATAATTCATAGTTTTTCATtcattccttttgtttttttggtggtaGTAATATGAAAAGATACAAATAAACTAGACGCCGTTATGTTTTTGGACATCTTGCCGTTTGTCTCTACAGCTTTTCTGGAAAGATTGggtttaaataaaacaaaaataagttagTGTTAATAAAAAGGAAGTACCAGATAAAATAGGATTTGTTTTGCAAAGCCTCATATCGTCTTCGTTTGAGTCTCTGGGGTCTGGGccgttcttcttcttgattaagGAAGATCTGAGATACTGAACGAATTCGCCAAGCCTTCGTTGTCGAAACAGTAATCGACGAGATCAATCGCCGTAGATCTGAATTCAAACAAGCTAATCGTAGCGTAATTTTGGCGGTGGAACGATGGTGCTGGTTACGTCTGTGCGTGATTACATCAATCGGATGCTTCAGGACATCTCCGGCATGAAGGTTCTCATACTCGACTCGGAAACGGTATAATAATCTGATCTCGTCTTCTTCTATTACTGATCTTCTCTGATTTGTATATCTGGAATCGTGATTTAGGCACATCGTCTCGTCGtccttacatgtttttttttatttattgttgaaaTTTGCAGGTTAGCAATGTAAGCATTGTGTATTCACAGTCAGAGTTGCTTCAGAAAGAAGTTTTTCTTGTGGAGATGATAGATTCAATCTCTGTATCGAAAGAATCGATGTCGCATCTGAAAGCTGTTTATTTCATCCGTCCAACTTCAGAGAATATTCAGAAACTACGATACCAGCTTGCCAACCCTAGATTTGGAGAATACCATTTGTGTACGGCGCTACACCTTTTTCGAGTTTATCATTGTTCACGGACGTTGataaatgttttgattttgtttttgtaatgaaTCTTTCAGTTTTCTCCAACCTGTTAAAGGATACTCAGATTCATATTTTGGCTGATTCGGATGAGCAAGAAGTTGTACAGCAAGTTCAGGTGATTTTTACAATTCCCTCCTCCATGATGTTTTTGAATTGGATACTGATACTAAACGAATGATTCATAGTATATTGATTGGTCAGTATAAGTATAGATTTTAGCTGTCTCTTTGAACAAGCCTTATTTGTGGAGCTTATTATATATGATCCCCTACCTGTTTCAAGTTATCTGATTCAAACCTATATTGCTTGGTACACTCGGGGTACTAGTGGCTTGTTTAACATAGTCCTTTTTGGGTTGTATGTTGCAGGAGTATTATGCAGACTTTGTTGCTGGTGATCCATATCATTTCACATTGAATATGGCATCAAACCACCTATATATGATCCCAGCCGTTGTTGATCCCTCTGGTTTGCAACGCTTCTCCGATCGTGTTGTTGATGGAATTGCGGCAGTGTTTCTAGCGTTGAAACGAAGACCTGTCATCAGATATCAGAGGACCTCTGACACTGCTAAAAGGATCGCACAGGAAACAGCTGTAAGTGAAGTTGTTGGACGAGCTCTTGAAAATTGTATTTCTTCCCGCTATTTTGCACGCATGTGATAGAACTAATTTCCAGCTTGCTTAGCTATAAAAGAGTCTATCTATTTCCGGTATCCTGTAGTCATTTGAAAGACACTTTCATGTTTCAGAAATTGATGTATCAGCATGAAAGCGCTCTTTTTGACTTTAGACGGACTGAAAGCTCTCCGCTGCTGCTTGTAATTGACAGAAGAGATGACCCGGTTACCCCATTGCTGAATCAGTGGACATACCAGGTTATCTtgactaaataaaattattgtgcTACTCTATGTTATATTATGTACTCTGTGGTACAGATGTCTTGCTTTTCTAGCAAGAATAAGACTTGCTCATTAAAGAGATTTTCTGTAGGCAATGGTGCACGAACTCATAGGACTTCAAGATAATAAAGTGGACTTGAAAGCCATTGGAAGTCTTTCAAAAGATCAGCAAGTGGTTGGTTTTCTCCAATGCCATATATTGTTAGTTGGGAACCTTATAGCTAATACATCTCTTTTCATGGCAGGAGGTGGTTTTATCATCAGAACAAGATGCATTTTTCAAATCTAACATGTATGAAAATTTTGGGGATATTGGAATGAACATCAAGCGAATGGTAGATGACTTTCAGCAGGTGGCAAAGAGTAACCAAAATATCCAGACAGTAGGTACAAATATGACTAGTCTAAACTATTTACTACAAAGacgtttataaaaaaagtttctgGTGTTGGTGACAGTTATAATCTATGAATGTGTTGGTTTTACAGAGGACATGGCCAGATTTGTTGACAACTACCCTGAGTACAAAAAGATGCAAGGCAACGTCTCAAAGCATGTAACTCTGGTTACTGAAATGAGCAAGCTAGTTGAAGCAAGGAAACTGATGATGGTTTCACAAACAGAGCAGGATTTGGCTTGCAATGGTGGCCAAGGAGCTGCATATGAGGTAGGGAATATCTGTGATGAATATTCTTGCATTGATCAATAATAGCTATACAGAGAAGTGCTTTATTAGTAGCAATATGCATTCAGTACCCGTCATGTCTTGCACTGGTTCCATACAAATGTATCCAGTGAGATGCAAATTTATAACAATAAAAGATCATCGTAACTCATAGCTAGTTATGCAAACTTTGTGTTGACTCTGTTTTTAGCACGGAGTTCTGAATctcttttcatgttttatttgcAGGCAGTGACGGATCTCTTAAGTAATGAAAGTGTGTCTGACATCGACCGACTACGTTTGGTAATGCTGTATGCTTTACGCTATGAGAAAGAAAATCCCGTTCAGTTGATGCAACTGTTCAATAAATTGGCTTCACGGTCTCCAAAGTACAAACCAGGGGTACCATCtgtttccttttaattttacatttcgTTCTTGTAGCGTTGAATATATTCTTCTGCATCTCCTTTTAGGGTGAATAGTGATTTGTAATTCTGCTAGTATTATACTTGTTTGCCGACTCTTGAATTCCTCCCATGGTGGTTTTTACTTATTATTCGGAATAACTTGATAAAAGCACCCTCAAATCCTACTCTAGATGCATGCTTTTCATATCTTAACTTACTGGATGCCACACAACTGCAGCTAGTTCAATTTCTCTTGAAACAAGCTGGTATGGAAAAGCGTACTGGTGATCTATTTGGAAACAGAGATCTTTTGAATATAGCGCGCAACATGGCTCGTGGACTTAAGGTCTGTATCTGAGATTATATCTCTCCAAGAACATTTTATCTCTCCCGTTATATATGTCATGTTACTGACTTCTTGAAAAATACAGGGGGTTGAAAATGTCTACACTCAACATCAGCCCCTTCTGTTTCAAACAATCGAGAGCATAACCAGAGGGAGATTACGAGATGTGGACTACCCATTTGTTGGAGATCATTTTCAACAGGGACGGTATGTGCCACTAGTTCtttcaaattattaaaagtCAAAGCTACTCTCGTTTGACAGTTACGGATCTCTGCTAATAAACCGGGTAATGCTAATAAACTTACATCAACTAATCaaattttgcatattttatGGTTTATAAAGGCCACAAGAGGTGGTTATTTTCATGGTTGGGGGAACAACATATGAGGAATCGCGCTCTGTTGCACTACAAAATGCCACTAACTCCGGGATTCGATTTATTCTCGGTGGTAGCGCAGTACTTAATTCCAAAAGGTACGTTCAAGTAATTACACTAAACCGGGTAATGCCTGGGGTTTAAGACAGGTTCATCTGTGTGCAAATGAGCCTTGATCGGCTAAGGTTCCGAGTCAGAAACAGAATTAATCATATTATTAGGAATCAGCATTGGTTAGTTAAGTTATTGAACACATAAAAATTGGTGTTGAATGAATGATTGATTAGAAGGAATTGCAACTTGGTTTCATAAAACCGAATATCATAAGAATGTGAGCTGAAGAGTGATTTTGGTTGTCAGATTTCTCAAGGACTTGGAAGAAGCACAAAGGATATCAAGATCAGGTAGCCATATGGTGTAAAGATCCAAAAGAGTTtgtgtaaattattttaatattctaCCGTATGATATGGAGAGCATAGAAGAAAGAACCACcgaacaagatatatatatatatcatcatcatgatgGAGAGAcaatggaaagaagaagaagattgtgtgGTCAGGTTCGTCGAATCTTACGTATACATACATGAATGACTACCCCATCAGGGAGATCGAGTTTTGGGGTTTGTGTGTATTCATCGTGGTACAGTTTAATTGGACCGTTCTTCGTACACAATTATGGCGGCTAATCAATCAAGTAATGTAACTTGAGGAAATTTTACTCCTCTATTGAAATTGGTTAAAATCATTTTTGCAAAGTTATTTTCTGAGAACAAAAAACTACAAATCTTTTGGGCGTCAGAAAAAAATAGGAGTATCTTCTATtaataaatgaacaaaaaaatgtgacaGACGAGTGACGTCAACTAAAGTAAAGTCCGATTTGggaaagagaataagaaaagagaaaacataagaacAGAGCTATTTGAGTATCTTATGTGTAGCTCGGCTACTGCTGCTGCCGTTGGATTTCTCAACTGTCAAATATAGTAGTAGTAAGTATGATGTGAGGTTGAGTGCAGAAGCTGACACATCTCACTGTTTCTTCTCTGGAAGCATTTTTACTTCTTGTCCTTTCACACGTACACACTTCCCCATTTTCCCCtttaaaaccatatattttcaaatacatTCCAAAAATTTCTTTAACCTTTTTATTCTTGCATCCAAATTTCAGATTGTTACCAAAACCATTTAGATCCAATTTGGTACCAAGTTGgattttgaatgatttaaatttattttttgaagtcAACTTAACACGGTTCTCTCTTCTCCAAGtaattgttgttatatttttttttattaaaatgtcAAATCAGTcattaataaaaagttaaagaaatGAGGAGCTCGAGACTATATCTTCTCATATACTTCTCTGGCTAAGCAGTCTCTGACTGTCCACTTCATATCagattttatttaatcaaatcaaaGTGCACTACTAGATCCCTTCTGTCTCTTCTTTCCCTTCATCTAAATTGTCTCCTCTCTTATATTACTATTCAATTCAATTGAGTAACGTATTTAGTTTTATTAGTTAACTAGATAGATAATGCATAtcttagttaattatttttctgacttttgaattttgattacTGTGTGCTTAGCCGTAGTTTCTAGCAAGCTCCCTCGGATTAACTCGGAAAGAATAAAGCGTGACGAAATGgataagacaaaaaaacaaaaacaaaaagagggaTTACTTAACAAAGTGTGGTTGAAAGtgatggttttgtttggttaattggttattgttaattaaatTACAGTTTCGACTTTAGATATTTTATCTGATATCTTCTTATGTACACCTCGCCGTTCTTATCATATATGATTCTATCGGAGAAGCTACcgattatgaatttatgattatatacattttttatacaATGAATGCAAAGAACAAGGAAAATTTATCTTCCGAACTTTATGAAAAAGTCTGTGCTTAGAGCTCTTTCAACTTATATCATATGGTGATATTGAATTACTGATATACCATTTTCTTACTATCACCTAAAATTATTTCGATTAATTCGGCATCtctatcgttttttttttcatctcacaTGTTAATTAAACTCTCActgatttcttttcttaaaatttttgatcTACAATTCTCGtaatttttcaactaaaaaaccataataaacgttcaagatattttatttaactaattctTCCGTTTCGAGGGAAGATAGTCCTCTTATCAAGAATATTatccaacataatcaatataaTCTTGAACCAAAAGAACTTTAGATATTAAAAGGcaatattctttttcttctcagaAATATTAGAGATTTTATCCATTTATCCTTCTCAAACGGATCAAATTTGAAACATAAACCACAAAAGCATTGTAACTTTGTAAGTatatcttttaagttttaacccaaatttttttttaaaagcacaTTATAAGTGAAAGCACATagatgattttgaaatatggaCGAAGCATTGTAACTTTGTAAGTatatcttttaagttttaacccaaatttttttttaaaagcacaTTATAAGTGAAAGCACATagatgattttgaaatatggaCGAAGCATTGTAACTTTGTAAGTatatcttttaagttttaacccaaatttttttttaaaagcacaTTATAAGTGAAAGCACATagatgattttgaaatatggaCGAAGCATTGTAACTTTGTAAGTatatcttttaagttttaacccaaatttttttttaaaagcacaTTATAAGTGAAAGCACATagatgattttgaaatatggaCGAAGCATTGTAACTTTGTAAGTatatcttttaagttttaacccaaatttttttttaaaagcacaTTATAAGTGAAAGCACATagatgattttgaaatatggaCGAAGCATTGTAACTTTGTAAGTatatcttttaagttttaacccaaatttttttttaaaagcacaTTATAAGTGAAAGCACATagatgattttgaaatatggaCGAAGCATCATCATTCGAAACTTAAAAACATActataacatatattatatggaGATTTGCATCACgacaaaaacatattatatataatatatatatatatatatcccatcAGCTCTCGATACAAGTAGAAGATGCAATGATATAGCATCAGAAAAAACCTGACACAACAAGCcccacttttaatttttttcttttgtgtgcaACACAAAAATCTCCACAACatcccccaaaaaaaagaaataatcgTACGAAGCAAAGCAACGAACAAAAAACAACTCCGAtcaattgtttttactttttgaaatactcataaaaacgaaaacaaaaaaaacgctGCGAATTCCTCTCAGAAAATAGGAAAACAACACTTAGTTTTGGAACCACTACTACCCTTCATTGTCCAGCTCCTAGCTTCTTCACCACCATCATCAAACACAGACCAAGACCAAGACCCTTTCTTACAGCTAGAGACTCTTCGACGATTCTCAGGTAGCCACTTGGACTGCATGTACCTCGAAGTCCTCCATGGTGGTCTAGACattccttctttcttcatcGACTTTTTCATCTCACCACAAACCAGCGAAACTACTCTCCTGAGTCTTTCCTCTGTCGCCACGAACACTGTCGGAAGCAACTCAGTCATGTCTTTGTAAGCTTTTGTCTGTTTCGCCAGCTCAAACTGAGATTTGAAATCAAGATCAACTATCACACGTCTCAGCTGGATTATGTCATCCCCGTCGCCATCACCCTTCACCATGACGTCAATGTACTCATACTTCCTCGTGCACCTAAACACTCTACACCCTGTAAAACATTTtcacaaacaataaattatCTATTTTCCACAAAATCCACGTATTTAAATTCTTGActttatcaatattttcaaaCAGTGAAGGAATAAGTCTTCAACTTATAAAAAGATTGGTAACATAGATATTTTCTAAAgtctcaaacatatatatagtttattaatGAGTGTTAATTTATTGTTTACCTTCAAGATGATCAAAAGAAGAGTCCCATGAGGTTTTGGAGAATGAAGCATCGTACCCGTAAGATCTGAGTTTAGAGACAATCTTTTTCATCACATCTCTCTTCTCATCGTCTCCTATGTATGATAATCTTTTTCTCCTCATAAACGACTCTATCTTCTCTTCAagattcttctcc from Camelina sativa cultivar DH55 chromosome 7, Cs, whole genome shotgun sequence includes the following:
- the LOC104702490 gene encoding vacuolar protein sorting-associated protein 45 homolog is translated as MVLVTSVRDYINRMLQDISGMKVLILDSETVSNVSIVYSQSELLQKEVFLVEMIDSISVSKESMSHLKAVYFIRPTSENIQKLRYQLANPRFGEYHLFFSNLLKDTQIHILADSDEQEVVQQVQEYYADFVAGDPYHFTLNMASNHLYMIPAVVDPSGLQRFSDRVVDGIAAVFLALKRRPVIRYQRTSDTAKRIAQETAKLMYQHESALFDFRRTESSPLLLVIDRRDDPVTPLLNQWTYQAMVHELIGLQDNKVDLKAIGSLSKDQQVEVVLSSEQDAFFKSNMYENFGDIGMNIKRMVDDFQQVAKSNQNIQTVEDMARFVDNYPEYKKMQGNVSKHVTLVTEMSKLVEARKLMMVSQTEQDLACNGGQGAAYEAVTDLLSNESVSDIDRLRLVMLYALRYEKENPVQLMQLFNKLASRSPKYKPGLVQFLLKQAGMEKRTGDLFGNRDLLNIARNMARGLKGVENVYTQHQPLLFQTIESITRGRLRDVDYPFVGDHFQQGRPQEVVIFMVGGTTYEESRSVALQNATNSGIRFILGGSAVLNSKRFLKDLEEAQRISRSGSHMV
- the LOC104702491 gene encoding uncharacterized protein LOC104702491, with protein sequence MGSLGEEDLEKLVLDYIESSPITVSDHTDDKSSTALISLQEILGEKREEEKNLEEKIESFMRRKRLSYIGDDEKRDVMKKIVSKLRSYGYDASFSKTSWDSSFDHLEGCRVFRCTRKYEYIDVMVKGDGDGDDIIQLRRVIVDLDFKSQFELAKQTKAYKDMTELLPTVFVATEERLRRVVSLVCGEMKKSMKKEGMSRPPWRTSRYMQSKWLPENRRRVSSCKKGSWSWSVFDDGGEEARSWTMKGSSGSKTKCCFPIF